The Candidatus Dependentiae bacterium genome includes a window with the following:
- a CDS encoding spermidine/putrescine ABC transporter substrate-binding protein gives MSNRASFRLLVRSGMIIFWCALIIIFLYSPLMRWFQPKKIITVLTWTDMIDAELLTKFEKKTGVKVRLSYFENNEELFIKLLAGRAQGFDLIIPSDYIMEKLIDTQLIMPLDRSKLNFWNRLNPELLGVYFDRNNDYSIPYHWAVYGLGVRSDVLADREPVSWKLLFDQTLPGKIAMLNSGREAVAIAAYYLYGAIEKLTVAQQQEIYKLLVAQRPHVQAYVDADMRADYLLRSEQCSVAVVASPFIMNTLKQNNMINFEIPKEGGFLVLDSLVISRTTENADAVYDFINFLFEPEILKHHFHKYPFIPATIELNEWLESAGAPSSLIEAHRLAINSLHFFRLLTSEQQLNHLWMAIKV, from the coding sequence ATGAGCAATAGGGCATCTTTCAGGTTGTTGGTACGTAGTGGCATGATTATTTTTTGGTGTGCGCTGATTATTATTTTTCTTTATTCACCCCTTATGCGTTGGTTTCAGCCAAAAAAAATTATTACGGTGCTGACCTGGACCGATATGATCGATGCTGAACTGCTTACCAAGTTTGAGAAAAAAACTGGCGTTAAAGTTCGGCTTTCATATTTTGAAAACAATGAAGAACTATTTATTAAATTGCTAGCAGGCAGAGCGCAAGGCTTCGATTTAATTATTCCTTCCGATTATATTATGGAAAAACTCATTGATACTCAGCTCATAATGCCTCTTGATCGCTCGAAGCTGAATTTCTGGAATAGATTAAATCCTGAATTGTTGGGTGTTTATTTCGATCGAAATAATGATTATTCGATTCCGTATCATTGGGCTGTGTATGGGCTTGGTGTTCGCAGTGATGTTTTAGCCGATCGTGAACCGGTATCTTGGAAACTTCTTTTTGATCAAACGCTGCCAGGAAAGATTGCGATGCTTAATAGTGGCAGAGAAGCGGTAGCTATAGCAGCCTATTATTTGTACGGCGCAATCGAAAAACTTACAGTGGCTCAGCAACAAGAAATTTATAAACTTTTAGTTGCGCAGCGTCCGCATGTGCAAGCGTATGTAGATGCTGATATGCGTGCCGATTATTTGCTTCGCTCAGAACAATGTAGCGTTGCGGTTGTTGCGAGCCCTTTTATTATGAATACGCTCAAGCAGAATAATATGATTAATTTTGAGATTCCAAAAGAAGGCGGTTTTCTTGTGCTTGATAGTTTGGTGATTTCACGAACCACCGAAAATGCAGATGCTGTTTATGATTTCATTAATTTTCTTTTTGAACCAGAAATTTTAAAACATCATTTTCACAAATATCCTTTTATTCCGGCAACGATAGAACTTAACGAATGGTTGGAAAGCGCCGGCGCGCCATCTTCTTTAATTGAGGCACATCGACTAGCTATCAACTCTCTTCATTTTTTTAGATTATTGACTTCTGAGCAGCAGCTTAACCATCTTTGGATGGCAATCAAAGTATAA
- a CDS encoding ABC transporter permease, translated as MWTNEGFSRYVLPIILALVYVFLYLPIIILIVFSFNSVSFPYTWHSFSLRWYAELFQSPVIWDAFKNSLIVACGSVFLSLVLGLLVVFYSVQAKMKKFLASFYANLMVPEIVLSVGLLTFFTFFGVPLGLTTLIVGHTILGLGYVVPLLSSRFAEIDYSLIEASLDLGATLNQTFMKVIFPLVAPTLVSAGLLVFIISLDDFLLSFFCAGSSAQTLSLYIFATIRTGMSPVLNALSTILFLLSSAIILILATSRFRTKLF; from the coding sequence ATGTGGACTAATGAAGGTTTCTCTCGCTATGTTTTGCCGATCATACTTGCGCTTGTGTATGTCTTTCTCTATTTGCCTATTATTATTTTAATTGTTTTTTCTTTTAATAGCGTAAGTTTTCCGTATACCTGGCATTCGTTCTCATTAAGATGGTACGCGGAGCTTTTTCAATCGCCAGTTATTTGGGATGCGTTTAAAAATTCCCTCATAGTTGCATGCGGCTCAGTTTTTTTGAGTTTAGTACTTGGGCTTTTAGTGGTTTTTTATAGTGTGCAAGCGAAAATGAAAAAATTCCTTGCATCGTTTTATGCAAACTTGATGGTTCCCGAAATTGTTTTATCGGTTGGATTACTAACTTTTTTTACTTTTTTTGGTGTTCCACTTGGTTTGACTACCTTAATCGTCGGCCATACGATCCTCGGGCTTGGCTATGTAGTGCCGCTTCTTTCAAGCAGGTTTGCAGAAATTGATTATAGTCTTATTGAAGCATCGCTTGATCTGGGCGCTACGCTTAACCAGACTTTTATGAAAGTGATTTTTCCTTTGGTAGCTCCAACGCTCGTATCGGCAGGGTTACTAGTTTTTATTATCTCGCTCGATGATTTTTTATTGTCTTTTTTTTGTGCAGGCAGTTCTGCGCAAACATTATCGTTGTATATTTTTGCGACGATTCGCACCGGTATGTCGCCAGTGCTTAATGCATTATCAACCATTCTATTTCTATTGAGCAGCGCCATTATTTTAATACTTGCGACCAGTAGATTTCGTACCAAACTTTTTTAA
- a CDS encoding ABC transporter permease has translation MNKAQKIKQAILQELPFFFCLPAFIWQLFFLCIPLVVMILMSVVDRAGVASALIVTTKNYVAVLDFLHFKIILNSLFLALLVAFSCLLVAYPVAYFLAFKAGRFKQLFLFFLLVPFWTNLLILIYAWFFILERDGLLNRFLTSLGLIHEPLALLHNLFAISIVMFYCYMPFMIMPLVSALEKVDENLLEASQDLGATYWQTFLRVILPLSWPGIRTGFFLVYVLAFGEFAIPLLMGGDKYVFVGNAISHYVLNALEIERGAAFTCMSGICLLLSILLLNWLLKKIIYRV, from the coding sequence ATGAATAAAGCACAAAAAATCAAACAAGCAATTTTGCAAGAGCTACCTTTCTTTTTTTGCCTTCCCGCTTTTATTTGGCAATTATTTTTTTTATGCATTCCACTAGTTGTTATGATTTTAATGAGCGTTGTCGATCGCGCAGGCGTCGCTTCTGCACTCATCGTAACTACCAAAAATTATGTAGCGGTCCTCGATTTTTTGCATTTCAAAATTATCTTAAATTCACTTTTTTTAGCATTATTGGTTGCGTTCAGTTGCTTACTTGTCGCTTATCCAGTTGCTTATTTTTTAGCATTCAAAGCGGGTAGATTTAAACAGCTTTTTCTTTTTTTCTTGCTTGTGCCATTTTGGACTAACCTCCTTATTTTAATTTATGCATGGTTTTTTATTCTTGAGCGCGATGGTTTACTGAATAGGTTTTTAACTTCTTTAGGTTTGATTCACGAGCCGCTTGCACTTTTGCATAATCTTTTTGCTATTTCAATCGTTATGTTTTATTGCTATATGCCTTTTATGATTATGCCGCTCGTGAGCGCTTTAGAAAAAGTGGATGAGAATTTGCTTGAAGCTTCCCAGGATTTGGGTGCAACATACTGGCAAACATTCTTGCGCGTAATTTTGCCTCTCAGTTGGCCAGGTATTAGAACCGGTTTTTTTCTGGTGTATGTTCTGGCATTTGGTGAATTTGCAATTCCACTTTTAATGGGCGGGGATAAATATGTTTTTGTGGGAAATGCGATTTCGCACTATGTACTGAACGCATTGGAAATTGAGCGGGGTGCAGCATTTACATGTATGAGCGGCATATGTTTGCTTCTTTCTATTCTGCTGCTTAATTGGTTACTAAAAAAAATTATCTACCGGGTGTGA
- a CDS encoding ABC transporter ATP-binding protein yields the protein MTKSIKLENIKKTYDGQAILEDLNLTIPSGQFFALLGPSGCGKTTILRLIAGFESVDNGHIFLGDQEITHAPINKRRINTVFQNYALFPHLNVFDNVAYSQRIKGVSPEIIEQRVIKMLNSVHLEQHMFKSIHQLSGGQKQRVALARAVINQPDVLLLDEPLAALDLKLREKMLLELIDLQSNLQTTFVYVTHDQFEALTVADQMAIMNHDGAIEQIGTPKEIYEFPVSTFVAKFVGTTNLLQGKLQEINGQEILMDVDQLATVRMFVPEKRDWMVPGKKVYMSVRPEKILIAKQLVQGFANQVKGIVESIVYHGRSTQYNVRLANDYLMQVFEQNEEHFAREVIDYGHEVFLYWQKENAVLLER from the coding sequence ATGACAAAGAGCATTAAGCTCGAAAATATAAAGAAAACGTATGATGGACAGGCGATTCTTGAGGATTTGAATTTAACAATTCCTTCAGGCCAATTTTTTGCTCTTCTGGGCCCAAGCGGTTGCGGAAAAACAACTATTTTGCGCCTTATTGCCGGCTTTGAATCGGTTGATAACGGGCACATTTTTTTGGGCGATCAAGAAATCACTCACGCTCCGATCAATAAACGCCGCATAAATACCGTATTTCAAAACTATGCTCTTTTCCCCCATTTAAATGTTTTTGATAACGTCGCTTATAGCCAGCGAATAAAAGGTGTTTCGCCAGAAATTATCGAGCAACGCGTTATTAAAATGCTCAATAGCGTGCATCTTGAACAACACATGTTCAAATCTATTCATCAATTGTCGGGTGGGCAAAAACAACGCGTGGCACTTGCCCGCGCCGTGATTAATCAGCCCGACGTTCTGTTGCTAGATGAACCACTTGCAGCTTTGGATTTGAAGTTACGAGAAAAAATGCTTCTTGAATTGATTGATCTTCAAAGTAATTTGCAAACGACGTTTGTGTACGTGACCCATGATCAATTTGAAGCGCTCACCGTAGCAGATCAAATGGCAATTATGAATCACGATGGCGCAATAGAACAAATTGGAACGCCAAAAGAAATTTATGAGTTTCCTGTTTCTACATTTGTTGCAAAATTCGTGGGTACTACAAATCTTTTGCAGGGTAAACTTCAAGAAATTAATGGGCAAGAAATACTTATGGATGTTGATCAATTGGCAACCGTTCGTATGTTTGTTCCTGAAAAAAGAGATTGGATGGTGCCGGGCAAAAAAGTATATATGAGCGTTCGCCCTGAAAAAATTTTAATCGCAAAGCAATTGGTTCAAGGATTTGCAAATCAAGTTAAAGGAATCGTAGAATCGATTGTTTATCATGGCCGCTCAACGCAGTATAACGTTCGCTTAGCAAATGATTATTTGATGCAAGTATTTGAGCAAAACGAAGAGCATTTCGCGCGGGAAGTTATTGATTACGGCCACGAAGTGTTTCTTTATTGGCAAAAAGAAAATGCGGTGCTGCTAGAACGATGA
- a CDS encoding BamA/TamA family outer membrane protein: MLYCRVLFFNSIIFLLISFSAQSDFDVTVVRSGDLVIQELEEKFPEELKIESVSYESDVFFSQNEFNYLVDIKPGVKLSFAQLECALSYLKKKNKFETIQLFFSNSNQTSYRIHFKLVGFWTFHKVKFDGVFFGKEAYRHLYSMEQGEQFDIERHYHFIKIIKEALVAEGFINASVSSYNTYDHRSKLVTPTVSIVPGAPFTIDAVSIKFDQEVVDDEHRMMAHKIEERCSKKLLRSVCSQHLLNNETQKIREYLAKKGYLNPRIELRKTIESDRCTVNLAFHLNVAHQRRFIFFGNQFFSKKELIDHCVSFGRAADMVPLSIISEEIIERYHSKGFWEVRIEIEQEKNNHFFLVNEGLRAHACSITLRGLKSMDEKWLCKKFFKAYKKKKPIDLDVLKNQIAQLIKWYHQQGFVDAKIEKELFVPTINPHEYMLELTIYEGSRKTIEKISVEGACSDDEKCAAILLRKERTDDLFTFDTLNNHKKTLLNYFQSRGYLYAQLKAEIVHRDQCVEIIWHVTPGKRFKFGKTILQGATRLPFSLIEKNLSYREGDWWNKELVRESFLKLRDLDVFETIYAHGDSSQEFDSQKAVLLKLVHDDPYEVRVRAGFQQVSRNFAFRNGTTYKLGGSLLIKNPFNYADSMRLDIDVTRFYRNVSGIYKRPWFLGFPINLILKGYNSTYMQPIILGSAKPLYQARQQGGLLGLSYKADKREWGINAGIELLETNHLSVELARAINFEPVLIDKKAPYAYIEPNLFIDKLDNKANPRFGSLTVISCKSMAPFNKNGVPFLKILLDQSLFFPVWRTIFGLHVRVGNIFAHHFATIMPIDRFYLGGEMSLRGYLPDFAPPLGVFIDEKGKECLVPQGGRFVFNANLEIRFPIPIMDRLWGAVFEDIGILVSDAPLTAIDSNSLLGSTGFGLRYLTPMGPLRFDIGWKWRKQDPEENSYAAWFTLGHAF, encoded by the coding sequence GTGTTATACTGCCGCGTTTTGTTTTTTAATTCTATTATCTTTTTATTAATATCATTTTCTGCTCAATCGGATTTTGATGTTACCGTCGTTCGATCTGGGGATTTAGTAATTCAAGAACTCGAAGAAAAATTTCCTGAAGAATTAAAAATAGAATCGGTCTCATACGAATCTGATGTTTTCTTTAGTCAGAACGAGTTCAATTATTTAGTTGATATTAAACCTGGAGTGAAACTTTCCTTCGCGCAGCTTGAGTGCGCACTTTCCTATCTAAAGAAAAAAAATAAATTCGAAACAATCCAACTTTTTTTTAGTAATAGTAATCAAACGAGCTATCGAATCCATTTCAAACTTGTTGGGTTCTGGACGTTTCACAAAGTTAAATTCGATGGTGTTTTTTTTGGAAAAGAAGCATATCGCCATCTTTATAGCATGGAGCAAGGTGAACAATTTGATATTGAGCGCCATTATCATTTTATAAAGATTATTAAAGAAGCGTTAGTCGCTGAAGGTTTTATTAATGCAAGTGTCAGCAGTTATAATACTTATGATCACCGATCAAAATTAGTGACACCAACCGTATCGATTGTGCCCGGCGCACCATTTACGATCGATGCAGTATCGATCAAGTTTGATCAAGAAGTGGTAGATGATGAGCATCGAATGATGGCTCACAAGATTGAAGAACGCTGTTCAAAAAAACTTTTACGTTCGGTGTGCAGCCAGCATCTTCTTAATAATGAAACACAAAAGATCAGAGAATATTTAGCAAAAAAAGGATATTTAAATCCGCGCATTGAATTACGCAAAACTATCGAAAGTGATCGATGCACGGTCAATTTGGCGTTTCATTTAAATGTGGCGCACCAGCGGAGATTTATTTTTTTTGGAAATCAGTTTTTTTCAAAAAAAGAGTTGATAGATCATTGCGTTAGTTTTGGTAGGGCAGCTGATATGGTGCCGCTTTCGATTATATCTGAGGAAATAATTGAGCGATATCATTCAAAAGGCTTTTGGGAAGTTCGCATAGAAATTGAGCAGGAAAAAAACAACCATTTTTTTTTAGTTAATGAGGGGCTTCGGGCTCACGCATGCTCAATTACTCTGCGAGGCTTAAAATCAATGGATGAAAAATGGCTTTGTAAAAAATTTTTCAAAGCTTATAAAAAAAAGAAGCCTATTGATCTAGATGTTTTGAAAAATCAGATTGCTCAATTAATAAAATGGTATCACCAACAAGGATTTGTGGATGCAAAAATCGAGAAAGAGCTATTTGTACCCACAATAAATCCACACGAATATATGTTGGAGCTGACAATATATGAAGGAAGTCGTAAAACAATTGAAAAAATATCGGTTGAGGGCGCATGCAGCGATGATGAAAAATGCGCTGCGATTCTTTTGCGTAAAGAGAGAACGGATGATCTTTTTACATTCGATACATTAAATAACCATAAAAAAACTCTTCTCAATTATTTTCAATCGCGCGGTTACCTTTATGCTCAATTGAAAGCAGAAATTGTGCATCGAGATCAATGTGTCGAGATTATTTGGCATGTTACTCCAGGAAAGCGATTCAAGTTTGGCAAAACTATTTTGCAAGGGGCGACACGATTACCATTTTCGCTCATAGAAAAAAATCTGAGCTATCGCGAGGGAGATTGGTGGAACAAAGAACTTGTGCGGGAATCTTTTTTAAAATTACGAGATTTAGATGTTTTCGAGACCATTTATGCGCATGGCGATAGTTCGCAAGAATTTGATAGCCAAAAAGCGGTACTCTTAAAATTAGTACACGATGATCCTTATGAAGTTCGTGTTCGTGCAGGATTTCAGCAGGTCAGCAGAAATTTCGCATTTCGCAACGGCACCACTTATAAACTTGGCGGATCGTTGTTGATTAAAAATCCGTTTAATTATGCAGATAGTATGCGGTTGGATATTGATGTTACTCGTTTCTATCGAAATGTTTCGGGCATTTATAAGCGGCCATGGTTTTTAGGATTTCCGATCAATTTGATTTTGAAGGGATACAATAGCACCTATATGCAGCCGATTATTTTGGGATCTGCAAAACCACTTTACCAAGCACGCCAACAAGGCGGATTACTTGGGTTAAGTTATAAAGCTGATAAAAGGGAATGGGGCATAAATGCTGGCATTGAGCTTCTTGAAACAAATCATTTATCGGTAGAATTAGCTCGCGCCATTAATTTTGAGCCTGTTTTAATTGATAAAAAAGCTCCGTATGCCTATATCGAACCAAATCTTTTTATTGATAAGCTCGATAATAAAGCAAATCCACGTTTTGGATCGCTCACCGTTATTTCGTGCAAGAGCATGGCCCCCTTCAATAAAAATGGCGTACCGTTTTTAAAAATATTGCTGGATCAATCGCTCTTCTTTCCGGTGTGGCGCACGATTTTTGGTTTGCATGTTCGCGTGGGAAATATTTTTGCTCATCATTTTGCAACGATCATGCCGATCGACCGTTTTTATTTGGGTGGCGAAATGTCCCTCAGGGGCTATTTGCCAGATTTTGCGCCGCCCCTTGGCGTTTTTATTGATGAAAAAGGAAAAGAGTGTTTAGTGCCGCAGGGGGGGCGTTTTGTTTTTAACGCAAATCTGGAAATACGATTTCCAATCCCGATTATGGATCGGCTTTGGGGCGCGGTTTTTGAAGATATTGGCATTTTAGTATCTGATGCACCGCTAACGGCGATCGATAGCAATTCTCTTTTGGGATCAACCGGTTTTGGCTTGCGGTATTTAACCCCTATGGGCCCCTTGCGTTTTGATATTGGCTGGAAATGGCGCAAGCAAGACCCTGAAGAAAACTCTTACGCGGCTTGGTTTACACTGGGCCATGCTTTTTGA
- a CDS encoding acylphosphatase: protein MKQCLHITFVLKVPKGFLQATVAHRARELSIEGTAHLVGATEPTITVIACGQKDDLQDLIDTLHKEAANKSIDRIQIEPFIKSKDYRGVFRIIE, encoded by the coding sequence ATGAAGCAATGTTTACATATTACGTTTGTCTTAAAAGTCCCCAAGGGATTTTTGCAGGCAACAGTGGCGCATCGAGCTCGAGAATTGTCGATCGAGGGAACTGCGCATTTAGTGGGCGCTACGGAGCCTACGATCACGGTCATCGCGTGCGGGCAAAAAGATGATTTGCAAGATTTAATAGACACCTTGCACAAAGAAGCGGCAAATAAAAGTATCGATCGAATTCAAATTGAGCCGTTCATTAAGTCGAAGGATTATCGAGGAGTTTTCAGGATCATCGAATAA
- a CDS encoding glutamate--tRNA ligase — translation MKPSTVRVRFAPSPTGLMHLGSVRIALFNFLFARHYNGTFILRIEDTDLERNFDPGGAIIMEDLGWLGLSYQEGPIVGGPDAPYEQSKRGALYQEKLTELIQKNSVYRCFCTVEELDRKRTRQIASKQPPRYDRTCLKLTQKQLDENLLNNVPFIWRYQIPAGTIQITDLSRGNVSFDLSNFSDFPLTREDGSFTFLFVNCVDDILMKISHVIRGEDHLSNTANQVVLYRAFDKEVPLFWHMPIICNPEGKKLSKRDFGFSLRDLRQAGFLPEAVCNYLAIIGGSFEQEVMTLQELSKAIDFKHIHTASTIKYDLEKLRWMNHQWIMRMDIPTLTDAILPFLIASYPQAANLDRITIEKLVSSISKEIHTLKDASTALHYFFESPLITKEKLLEHISPENLEICLTIIQEKKKLLSKPEDFIKEVKQAAATKNVPTKALFATLRLLIAGSAHGASLHDMITLLGADEITKRLSVKI, via the coding sequence ATGAAACCATCAACAGTGCGAGTGCGTTTTGCACCTTCTCCTACCGGCCTTATGCATCTTGGAAGCGTTCGCATTGCACTTTTTAATTTTCTGTTTGCTCGCCATTATAACGGTACCTTTATTTTGCGTATCGAAGATACCGATCTTGAGCGGAATTTTGATCCAGGTGGCGCGATCATTATGGAAGATCTGGGATGGCTTGGACTTTCTTATCAAGAAGGCCCTATTGTTGGCGGGCCCGATGCACCGTATGAACAATCAAAACGCGGCGCCCTTTATCAAGAAAAATTAACAGAACTTATTCAGAAAAATTCGGTCTATCGTTGTTTTTGCACCGTTGAAGAATTAGATCGCAAAAGAACTCGGCAAATAGCAAGCAAGCAGCCACCACGCTACGATAGAACGTGCTTAAAATTGACGCAAAAGCAACTAGATGAAAATCTTTTAAATAACGTCCCTTTTATTTGGCGCTATCAAATACCCGCCGGCACTATACAAATTACTGATCTTTCTCGCGGAAACGTTTCATTTGATCTGTCTAACTTTTCAGATTTTCCGCTTACACGAGAAGATGGCAGTTTCACTTTTTTGTTTGTTAACTGCGTTGACGATATTTTAATGAAAATTTCTCACGTCATTCGCGGCGAGGATCATCTTTCAAATACTGCAAATCAAGTTGTACTCTATCGTGCATTTGATAAAGAAGTGCCACTTTTTTGGCATATGCCGATTATTTGCAATCCTGAAGGAAAGAAACTTTCAAAAAGAGATTTTGGATTTTCCTTGCGCGATTTACGGCAAGCAGGATTTTTGCCTGAAGCAGTATGCAATTATTTAGCAATCATCGGCGGTTCATTTGAGCAAGAAGTAATGACTCTTCAAGAGCTTTCAAAGGCGATTGATTTTAAACATATTCATACGGCAAGCACGATAAAATATGATCTTGAAAAACTTCGCTGGATGAATCATCAATGGATTATGCGCATGGATATCCCAACGCTCACCGATGCAATTTTGCCTTTTTTGATTGCCTCTTATCCGCAGGCTGCAAATCTTGATCGTATAACTATTGAAAAGCTAGTTTCATCAATTAGTAAAGAAATTCACACACTCAAAGATGCATCTACTGCTCTCCACTATTTCTTTGAATCACCTTTAATCACAAAAGAAAAATTGCTTGAACATATTTCGCCAGAAAATTTAGAAATTTGTTTAACAATAATTCAAGAGAAAAAAAAGTTGCTGAGCAAACCGGAAGATTTTATCAAGGAAGTAAAGCAAGCTGCTGCAACTAAAAATGTGCCAACTAAAGCGCTCTTTGCTACCTTGCGTTTACTGATCGCTGGATCGGCGCATGGCGCATCGCTTCACGATATGATTACACTTCTTGGCGCCGATGAAATTACGAAACGGTTGTCGGTAAAAATATAG
- the rpsU gene encoding 30S ribosomal protein S21, protein MSKRKANIVINVNANVEKSLKQLKKKIEREGVVRDMKRLGYFEPLSQKRRKRLLRAIKQNYIRMASQKLI, encoded by the coding sequence ATGAGTAAGAGAAAAGCAAATATCGTTATCAACGTAAATGCAAACGTAGAAAAATCACTTAAGCAGCTTAAAAAGAAAATTGAGCGCGAAGGTGTTGTCCGAGATATGAAGCGATTAGGTTACTTTGAGCCGCTAAGCCAAAAAAGACGTAAACGCTTATTGCGCGCTATTAAGCAAAACTATATCCGCATGGCCTCTCAAAAGTTGATTTGA
- the rbfA gene encoding 30S ribosome-binding factor RbfA: MANFESKRVRDIKKAQKEKLFFREISQLFLQMTLDDNRIRDIHVNRVELSADKSMCYIYFYTPKGIEGFKEKLDILKLYKPSLRKAIAAKIKARYTPDLVFMFDEHYEKQEKIERLFDEIKKTEE; this comes from the coding sequence ATGGCCAACTTTGAATCCAAACGTGTACGCGATATAAAAAAAGCACAAAAAGAAAAATTGTTTTTTCGTGAAATATCGCAACTTTTTTTGCAAATGACGCTTGATGATAATCGCATCAGAGATATTCACGTAAACCGTGTCGAGCTTTCAGCTGATAAAAGTATGTGTTACATTTACTTTTACACGCCAAAGGGCATTGAGGGCTTTAAAGAGAAGCTTGATATTTTGAAGCTCTACAAACCATCTTTGCGTAAAGCTATAGCAGCAAAAATTAAAGCTCGTTATACGCCAGATCTTGTTTTTATGTTCGATGAACACTACGAAAAACAAGAAAAAATAGAACGGCTTTTTGACGAGATAAAAAAAACTGAGGAATAG
- a CDS encoding prepilin peptidase, whose product MVTQLSSTYWIAYSIFFSALIITIRTDIETMLISRFVSAFLIPVGFLLSIFDLLPITFVQSCIGAISAYVFLYGIGWLYYKFTHRVGMGQGDVELIGMIGAFLGAQGWWASLMLASLVGSFSGAIILFAISASKTEKIKLPFGPFLALGALCYVFYAHSLMKLFLGF is encoded by the coding sequence ATGGTAACTCAATTATCATCCACTTATTGGATCGCGTATTCGATTTTCTTTTCTGCATTAATTATTACTATTCGTACCGATATTGAAACAATGCTTATATCAAGATTTGTAAGCGCATTTCTCATTCCGGTAGGATTTTTGTTAAGTATTTTCGATCTATTGCCCATAACTTTTGTGCAAAGTTGTATTGGGGCAATCTCAGCGTATGTTTTTTTATACGGGATTGGCTGGCTCTATTATAAATTTACTCACCGCGTTGGCATGGGGCAAGGCGATGTCGAACTCATCGGTATGATTGGCGCTTTCTTAGGCGCTCAAGGCTGGTGGGCTTCGCTTATGCTCGCATCTCTTGTCGGTTCATTTTCCGGTGCAATCATTCTCTTTGCGATTTCTGCAAGTAAAACTGAAAAAATCAAGCTTCCCTTCGGACCGTTTCTTGCTCTGGGCGCATTGTGCTATGTATTCTATGCACACTCTTTAATGAAACTATTTCTAGGCTTCTAA
- a CDS encoding prepilin-type N-terminal cleavage/methylation domain-containing protein has translation MKKITQKCRGFTLIELMIVVAIVAFLSMVSMPSFFRFLAKAKRTEAYMNLGTLYLAEKAYWAENGKYTTQLIGKDGAGWQPEGYSGGGANERFYYTYGFSGQEGHCCFTGKLGASGSSLGDTKADANTFLAAAIGDIDGDGTDDRLTVDHRNEIKITHDDLA, from the coding sequence ATGAAAAAGATCACGCAAAAGTGTCGCGGATTTACTTTAATTGAATTAATGATCGTTGTGGCGATCGTCGCGTTTCTATCGATGGTTTCTATGCCAAGCTTTTTTAGATTTTTAGCAAAAGCAAAACGGACCGAAGCATATATGAATTTAGGAACGCTTTATTTAGCAGAAAAAGCGTATTGGGCAGAAAACGGAAAATATACAACGCAACTTATTGGCAAAGACGGCGCAGGATGGCAGCCGGAGGGATATTCAGGCGGCGGCGCAAACGAACGGTTTTATTATACCTATGGATTTAGTGGCCAAGAAGGTCATTGTTGTTTTACTGGAAAATTGGGCGCGAGTGGTTCAAGCCTTGGCGACACCAAAGCTGATGCCAATACTTTTCTAGCTGCAGCAATTGGTGATATTGATGGGGATGGTACCGACGATCGACTCACCGTTGATCATCGCAATGAAATAAAAATTACGCATGACGATTTGGCGTGA